One Arachis hypogaea cultivar Tifrunner chromosome 2, arahy.Tifrunner.gnm2.J5K5, whole genome shotgun sequence genomic window, CCATACAACACTATCCTCTCTGTCAGGGGCTAATTTTACCGGCCTTAAGGTTTCATGTAGTTGATTCACaagttccaactcccattggaatagctcacgtctccattggaagttccaaatccactcaagcccatcccaaaacccacaaaccCCTATGACAAAGCCTTTTTGGGTTGAAACCGAGAACAACCTAGGAAACCTATCCTTCAGGGAACCACAACTCAACCAGACATCCAAAAGTGAGTTCTCCTTCCGTCACCTATCTCCATTGACAAGCCAGTTATCATCTTTTCTTTTATAGGTTGCTCCTTTATCTGTAGGTTGCAAATGTCTTTCCAAGGCCCCCCTCTAGTAGTTAAATCCTGGATGGATAAGAGCTGGTTAGGGGAGAGATCATTACATGAATAGACCACTTTCTTCCACAACGGGCACTCCTCCTTAGAGaatctccaccaccacttaaataacAGAGCTGTGTTGCGGAGCATCGCATCACCAACTCCTAGTCCGCCTAACCTTTTTGGAGCTTGGACCACTTCCCATTTAACCAAAGTCATGCCATACCCCCCGTCCTCCTTTCCCCACAAGAATCTTCTCTGCAATGAAATCAGTTTCTCCGCAACCGCTTTCGGCATCTTGTATAAGCTTAAATAATATACCGGTAAGCTATTTAAGACAACTTTGATGAGAACCAATTTTTCCGCTTTATTAAGGACCTTGGATTTCCATAAACTGAGCTTGTCCTCTACTTTATCAATTATCGGCttccaagtcttcaccaacctcggATTTGCACCTAAAGAAATCCCCAAGTATTTAACTGGAAGAGCATCTCCTTACACCCCAACAAGCTACACATGCTCTGAACCCACTGTTGATCACAATTTATAGGTATTAAACTCGATTTCTCAAAATTGATGCTTAAACCCGACATCAATTCGAAGCATCATAGAAGCCTTTTATAATTCTTAACAGACTCCTCCTCTAGCGGACAGAACAACACAGTATCATCAGCGAACTGGAGATGTGACAATTCTATATTGTCTCTACCCACGAACAGAGGAGATATCCGACCATTTCTGACTGCCTCCCCAATCATCCTATGTAGAACGTCAACAACAAGTACAAATAGGAACGGAGTAAGAGGATCACCTTGTCTCAGACCTCTATCCATCTTGAACGGTTTAGTTGGTGAACCATTTACCAATACTAACATAGTGGCTGTGCAGACACACTCCATAACCCACTTTCTCCACCTAAGGCCAAATCCCATCTTCTGCAGGACAATGTCCATAAACCTCCACCtgaccctatcatatgccttttGAAAATCCAGCTTGATTATCGCCGCTTCCTTCTTCCTCAATTTGAGCCAATGTATAGTTTCACAAGCAATCAGAGCCCCATCATGTATTTTCCATCCCTTTACAAATGCACTCTGAGTTTCTCCAACCAGACCTGGCATAACTGATCTCATCCTGCTAACCAAAACCTTGGAAATCACCTTATACACACAACCAACCATGCTAATTGGACGAAGGTCCTTAATCTCCTTAGCACCAGTAAACTTCGGCGCCAATGCCACCCatgtgagattagagtctttcgGTAGCCTAGAGGTTTGAAAGAATCCTAGCACCGCTGCCGTGAACTCAGTCCCAATTTCCTCCCAACACTTTTTAATAAAGTTCATGTTGTACCCATCACTTCCTGGTGCCTTAGATGATTCACAGTCCCACACGGCGTCTTTTATCTCCTCAGGCGACGGCAAAACCTCCAATGCTTCAGCATGTTCCACATCTATCATATTTACCAGTCCATCTCTGAAACCCACCATAGAAGCCTCCTCCTGGTAATATAATTTCTTATAGAACTCTCTGATAGCAATTTTTATCCTTGCTTGATTTCTGATTAGCCTTCCATTAATAACCAGTGCATCAATCCTGTTATTCCTCCTTCTAGTTGAAGCTACGTTGTGAAAGTACCTGGTATTTTTGTCCATGTCCTTCGCGAGGTGGGATCGCGACATCTGTTTCTAGTGCAGTTCCTTCCTTACATACCACTTCTTACAGCACGTCACCAACGCCTTCCTTCTTGCCTCCACTGTTCCATCAAATACATCATTGCTTACCATGTCGTCTATCttctttatctcttcctcaaacttcGTAATTTTCTTATCCATGTCTCCAAAATTATCTCGATGCCACCTTCCCAGCGGATTTGTCAAGGCCTTCAATTTTTCTGTGAACTGTATATTCCCTAATCCCCTCCATTCCTCCTTGACCATTCTTAGGAAGCCTTCATGTGTAAACCACGAGTCAAGGCTCCGGAAAGGCCTAGGTCCATATCTCACACTAGTATCTTCTACTATCATAGGACAGTGATCTGACAAGCCCTGTGGTCTTCCTCTCAAGCGAATCTCTGGGAACTCCTCCACCCATTCTAAATTCACCAAGACTCTATCAATCTAGCTACAGGATCGTCCTATGAACCAGGTAAACTTCCTGTCATTAAGCGGTAGGTCTACCAGATGCATATCTTGTATCCAGTTTTTAAACTCTTCGGCAGAAATTGATAAGTTGACATTACCTTTCCTTTCTTCTATATGGACAATCTCGTTAAAGTCACCCATGAAGCAACAAGGTACCTGACATAATCCAGCTGTATAGCTCAACTCTTCCCAAATAATAAGTTTTTCGTCTCTGGTATGGGCACCATAAATCAAGAAAAATGCACAATTGAAGCTGTTCTGCAAAATTACCCCTTCTACACATAACCATCTCTCCCCTTTATAACAATTATTCATTTTAAAGCTCATTTCATCCCACATTAACAACAAACCTCCCGACGCACCATCAGACTCAACAAATTCCCACCCAACACTACCTTGTCCCCAGAATCTTGATACATCAAATCTAGTTACTGCAAGCTTTTTAGTTTCAATCAGACCTAACATGTCtagtttatattttttcttcatatcCTTTATCATTCTCACTTTGCCGTCCCCCCTCAATCCCCTCACATTCCAAGAacaaaaaatcattttaaaatattattacacaCCTTACTTTTATTCTTAGGTCTGCTTCGTCTTGCTTTCGCCTTTTGTTTTGCCAATCTTCTTTCCTGTGcattttcttcattttgagcttGGAGGGCGGCCATGATATCGTCTTCTTCGTTGTACAGCGTGGCTCCAGACTCCACAGCTATTTCCCATGTCCTCCTGTTTTCCAACATTTGCTCGTCCAGCGTTGAACTCTGGTTGTCACCGATATCTTCATATTCATCTCCATCACCCTTCCTGGTAGTAATCCCAGCTCTATCTCCACTCGGCATCAACCTCCCCTGCCCATTCTTCGAACCATTACAGACATTTACAGCATCGTTGACCACATCTTTCCTATTATCCGAGCTAGTGCTTGCAATTTTTGCAGTGGTTTTGTTCTCCTCGTCTGAACCGTTTCCTCCTTCAATGTCCCCAAGGTTGCCCTCATCACTAACATCCCCATTTCCGCCATGTATGCCTACCATAGCCCCAGCATCTCCTAAGCCAGCCACTAACCGAAATCCTGGGATTACACTCCCGTTCATCCCTGGAGCCCGACCGTCATCCAATTCCTCCGGATTCGCCATCAACTCCTCACGCCCAACCGCCTCAGCGCAGCCACCTCTGCCCTCGACAGCCGGCTCACCCTCATCCCCGTTAGCCGTCCCAATCACACACCATCCCTCCAATCCCTGGCTCGCATGGATTCACGTAAGCCTCCAGCCCCTAGTTTTCGCGAGGACGGGGGGGAAGCAGCGCCGCGATCTCCCTTCATCGCTCCTGTGGTATTTTCGCGCTGGGCAACAGTGTTGCAGACCCATGGCGAGCTCCGCTTCCTTCGACCCGCCTCATCCTGACCCGGTCCAGCCTTGTCAACCGCTGCTTCAGCGTTCCTTCTTGCTGCCACTACGAGGAGTTCTGGCCCAGCAGCATTTTGTGGCCCAAACCGGTTTCTCTTCTCCTTGGGCCAAGTATCTTTagtgtatttttttgtttttatactcCTTCTAGCACCCCTTAGCAGCCCACGGTCCAAATCATCTACCTCCCAAGAAATGGTTCTATCAGAATCCTCATTACTCCCCAAATCAGTGTTCCCCACCAAATCCGCATGCCCTTCAATGCTTGATTTGAACGTTACCTGATTGTGTTGATTGTCAATTAAAGTCACATTGATCCATTCATTCAAAATACTTTCAGAAATTACCCTTCTATCTTCCACTACGCCATCCTCCTGTGCCACCGCCATCAGCAGTTCTTCTTCCGGGCTAAAGCATTCTGCTCGATTTATGTGCCCCACCATCATGCCAATCGCAACTGAGCCGCTGCCTGAAACAATTTCTCTTTGCACCTCGCCGGTAGTGCTTTCATTAGGGTTATTATTCAACTTATAACTAGTTCCAGGCGTCTCATGTCCCACCTCCTTTACCATAACATCAAACCTGCTAATGCCAATTGTAATGTGTATTCACTCGTTAATCACATTCATAAAAGATATATCAATTTGTACTCGTCCCACACTGAAATAATTGCAGGATTCTGTCATCGTATCGCAACCAACCACTTCACCCCATTGACTCCCGATGGTTTTGAATGTTTCCATGGACCAGGCATGCAGCGGCACTCCAAAACATTCTAGGCACACTCTTCGGGTTTCACTCTGCTGCGATTCCTCCCATCTTCAAACGCTATGAAAAAACTGAAGAAGACTGTTCATATTAAAGGTGTATGCCTTCGGCGCTTAACACACTATCAAATGTCAGTAAGACTTTGTAAGCTCCCAGTTCTCGTACATGGGTGACTCGGGGCAAATTTTTTGCAATCTGTTCTTCCAAGGATCTGAAGTTAATAGCAGTTGTTGTCCCTCCCACTAGGCTTCTCTGTAAccattccatattttcttttgctacAGATACTTCCACCTTCTTTGTCCCTCCATTTCCATGTGGATCGAGGCTTTTCTCTTCCTTGCCCACTTCTGTTGTATTCGCTCGGGCCACTACCTCCTGACATAGCGGCTTGAGAGCAATCGTGTTTTGATCAACGTTTGTTTCCGTGGTTCTCTGGACTCCATTCGTATATGACTTCCTTCTGTACTTGGCTTCTCCTACAAAAACAACTTTACCCCTCAATCTCGTGCGATTCATTTCCCTTATAGCCTTCAAAGCTCCTCCCTTTGTAGCGTAACGGATGAACGCAAAGATATATACATTATCACTTCTTTGTTTTTGTGATAAGTATATATCATTTATGCGTCCCGTCTAGTTAAACAAATGAACCAGCTCTCTTTTCGATACATCATTCGGAAGATTGTccacaaaaattgaaaaagactCATTTTCAAGTTTTCGATACTCTTCTCGGTTCCAGACTCTCGGATCTTTGTCCTGTTCCCTAAGTGTAGCCCTCCCTATGTTTTCcacccactctctctctctctctctctctctctctctctctctctctctctctctctctctctctctctctctctctctctctctctctctctctctctctctctctcttccttatgtttatttactaattttgaaTCTACGGTTACAGCTCACATGAACGGTAGGTTTCAAAGACCAATGACCATGGAAGAAATGAAACATGCTACATTTAGTATTCATCCCAAAGTGTTTTAGGAGATGATGGAATACAACAATGGAGATGCTTAACTCGTTGAAGAATGCTAACTGAAATTGTCAATTACTTGCCATTATTTACTGGTACTGTTGGAAAGTTCACAACTAGTTAGTCTTTAAAGGTTCTACTTCAATGTAAATTGCTCCGTAAAATTCAAAGGAATTAACTCGCCGTctccataaaaaaaattttagttttattcaattcgacttattattttttttttctagattttttttagtttttgaccaTGCACGGTTGGACGTATACTTTTAGTGTATTATTTTGGGAGAttctcactttttattatattattcacctttaaatattttgtattttattttttaataattagtaaaatataatatattacctttaaaaaaaataccaaatacGAATGAAGGGAGGAGCATGTGATGAGCTGAAGCAACCTGTGTCATTTACGTGATTAATTAGTTATttagttatataatatttaatttattattctaaaattaGTTGATAGTTTCGTTTAGTCTGGAAACTTCTAGACATTTCTAAAATCGAGACCAATCGTTTTCGGTTGACCCGACCCAATAAGTTAGCCCGTATTGTCCAGGTCAGGTTGGTGGCATGGCAGAACCTTTTACAGTTTGCTTTCTTGGAAACAGTAATAACTTGATACCACTTTTCTTCACCCATTTATCTTCCAACTCTTGTTCTTTTCTTCAGCTCCACAACAATAATATAATACATGCTGTAGCTTCTGCCCTGCGGCAAAACCCATTCCCCGGTTCGGTGTTTTCTTTGGAATCCCAATCACCAATTTTACCGTTTACTCACATGCTTCAACAGGTTCATTtctcatttatttatttgtttataattttttatattgttctTGTTATCATGATACAATTGTAAAGTTCACATTgggaatttgattttttttagttttttttaacatTTGGTCCTTAATTCCGGGCGGACATTAAAAATCGAAAACGAAAAATTATGCTGCTTGTTGATGCTAAATGATATGGATTCAAACTTATCTAATAGATGTTGGTTCAAATTCAATTTTTGTAGAATGAATGGTGTAGTTTGGTATCACGACTCAAGGCTTAATTATCAATTAGGTGAATTGGAAAGTGGATACTAATGCCACCTCTATGAAATTCCAGACTTGTTGGAATTGTTCTTGGAACATGCATGAATAGTTACTAgtttaattttgtatatatttgtgTCTGACATGTATAATTGAGATAAGTAGAACCTATATTTAGGTTTGAATGGTTTCTTAAACCTATAGAGTAGATGGTGGCATAAATCAAGAGTCACATAATCACTTGCCTAATATGTATTCAAAGTTGATTGTGTGCTGTTTTGGATTTCTGATATAGTTGTTGGTTTGTACATAATTTTAAAGTAAATGATATATTAGTTTGGTCTGTCAATGTGGGTTAGGCTAAGTGCCAGGGAAGGGGGGATATAATGAATTCACATTTCCGTTTTTTTTAAAGAAACTCTATTTATTTTTGGAAAGGAAGCCTGCTGTTTTTGAACACTTAGAATTTGAGCCTTCTAGATGTTCAGATTGTTtcatttctttctgttttgaaaCCTCATGGTTgcattagtgttatctttttcaTTCCGGTAGTAAGATCATGAACTTCTAAGTTATTCTCCAATTGTCCCGGATTGATTAGTTGCTGCatattaatatcaaaattttgaaaaacagtcAACATAGATATGGATGCCCACAGAATGCTgttgttaaaagttaaaacatggTACTTTATCGAATGTGGTTTTAACTAGCCATCTGTTGGCAATAGCATTTGTTGTGTTGATGTTTCTAAGTTAAATAGATTATTTGGCAGCAACTATCTTGCACCAGTTTGAGATTTTTATTCCAGAAGAAATTGAtaaataataacaattatgctgATGTAACCAACTAACACTATTAACTCTACTACTAATTTCAAAATGATATGAAATGTATATATCCATGATCAACAATTCAAAACTTCAAAATCTAGTGAATGGGTTTTCTGGATAATTCAGGTAGCCACTGGCATATAAATTTTATGGAGAGATTATTGTAAATTGTGAATATGCATATCCCTATTAATCTCATTCTTGATGTTTTCTAATGAATATACTTTTAATTCAGGCAATGTAAACATGAGTGTTTGCTTTCCTTTTAGTCAGTCTTCAATAAGTGCTGTTGTCGTGAAGGGTCGTACTCACCTGTTGATGAGCAGTAACATCTGTGGTCTTTGGTCCCAAGGAAAATCCAGTTTATATTCTTCCAATTTGTGCCCTTCGCAGTTGCAGATAAATCATGTTGGTCTTTCTTGTTGCGCAAGATCTTCTATGGGCCAAACAATAAGAGGTTACCTTGGATCATGCTGCTCCAAGCAAAGGGGCAACCTTCAAATTTGTAGTTCTATAGCACCTCGGAAGAGACATCATGAAATTTCATTGGCATGCCAAAGTTTGAATATGAGGCTTTTGGTACCTAACCAAAAGAAGCTTCCCAAAGTTAAGTGTAATGTGGGACCAGTATCTTGGCCACGTGGATGTGCATCAGTTGGCTTGATACTTGGATTACTTGTATGCAATTTAAGCTCTGAACCTGTATATGCTGACACAGATCCTGAAAATGGAAAGAGAAATGACCAAAACGTGTGCGAATCAAATGTAGCGATGTCGCATGGGAAGAAAGTCTACACTGACTATTCTGTGACTGGTGAGCTGCGCATTCTGCCAATACTCTATACACATTTACACACTTACTTTCAGTGTTTCACATTAATATTTTGAACTACACATATATAAGGACCTAGGAGTTTTTGTTTAATTCCACTGCACTGCTACTGAAACTTACCATGCTGAGCAGGAATACCTGGGGATGGAAGATGTTTATTTCGCTCGGTTGCTCATGGGGCTTGCTTGAGGTCTGGAAAACCTCCTCCTAGTGAAAGCCATCAGAGACAATTGGCAGATGAATTACGCTCCAAAGTATGTTTTAAGTATCACTACACTTCATCCCATTAAGTTTATTAGTTTAGATCCCTCCTACTTCcacaaaaataaaaaggaaaaatgcAAAACAGAAGAAAATTGGACAAAATATATGTTGATACAGTTCTAATTGGCTGCTTAATTTATATTGACTAATGTTACTTTCTtcatttaaaattattcttatgGTAACTTGCAAATTAAGGTGTTTATAGTCATATATGGTGACTTCATCTCTACTATGTGTAGTCGttgatgttttttttatttttgtctattcTATTTTCTCAGGTTGCTGATGAGTTTATCAAAAGAAGGGAAGAGACAGAGTGGTGAGTCTTCATCTTGGAATGTTTTCGGGAATCTGGTACTGCATCACAAAAATATCATTGTCTTGAAATCATAGATTCTTGTTTcaatctctatattttttttgtcatgtaTACAAAACTTCTGTATGTAAGGAGCAAAACAGAGAAACAGAGAAACTAGAGAATGATCTTCCCCCTGTAAACATTCCTATAAGACTAACCCCTCAAGCACTGATgcattttatttgaataaatttaagagcatgccttttttttttttttccacctCATAAGATCTCTCTTAGTGATTTTGGCTATAACAATCTTAAATACAAAAGCTAATAAAAAACAAGCTAATCCAGCAAACATGAGTTGGAGACCTTCTCAAGAATTGTTTCACTGAATTTGTCATTTTCACTTCTTTTAGAAATTAAGTACAATTGTTGTAATAtgatttattcaataaaatctGTCACATATCATGAGTGTCAGCTTCCTCTTATCGAATAAAAGTGATAGAATTAACAAATGGTCTACAGAtcttaaataaaatacaataaagcTGCAAAGATAGCTCTATCTCCATTCCTCTGTTCATTTGCAATGAATTATTGTCTTTTGCT contains:
- the LOC112746385 gene encoding OVARIAN TUMOR DOMAIN-containing deubiquitinating enzyme 4 isoform X3; its protein translation is MAEPFTVCFLGNSNNLIPLFFTHLSSNSCSFLQLHNNNIIHAVASALRQNPFPGSVFSLESQSPILPFTHMLQQLQINHVGLSCCARSSMGQTIRGYLGSCCSKQRGNLQICSSIAPRKRHHEISLACQSLNMRLLVPNQKKLPKVKCNVGPVSWPRGCASVGLILGLLVCNLSSEPVYADTDPENGKRNDQNVCESNVAMSHGKKVYTDYSVTGIPGDGRCLFRSVAHGACLRSGKPPPSESHQRQLADELRSKVADEFIKRREETEWFIEGDFDTYISQIRKPHVWGGEPELFIASHVLKMPITVYMYDRDAGGLISIAEYGQEYGKENPIRVLYHGFGHYDALEIPRRKGPKPRL
- the LOC112746385 gene encoding OVARIAN TUMOR DOMAIN-containing deubiquitinating enzyme 4 isoform X2; the encoded protein is MAEPFTVCFLGNSNNLIPLFFTHLSSNSCSFLQLHNNNIIHAVASALRQNPFPGSVFSLESQSPILPFTHMLQQLQINHVGLSCCARSSMGQTIRGYLGSCCSKQRGNLQICSSIAPRKRHHEISLACQSLNMRLLVPNQKKLPKDPENGKRNDQNVCESNVAMSHGKKVYTDYSVTGIPGDGRCLFRSVAHGACLRSGKPPPSESHQRQLADELRSKVADEFIKRREETEWFIEGDFDTYISQIRKPHVWGGEPELFIASHVLKMPITVYMYDRDAGGLISIAEYGQEYGKENPIRVLYHGFGHYDALEIPRRKGPKPRL
- the LOC112746385 gene encoding OVARIAN TUMOR DOMAIN-containing deubiquitinating enzyme 4 isoform X1, translating into MSVCFPFSQSSISAVVVKGRTHLLMSSNICGLWSQGKSSLYSSNLCPSQLQINHVGLSCCARSSMGQTIRGYLGSCCSKQRGNLQICSSIAPRKRHHEISLACQSLNMRLLVPNQKKLPKVKCNVGPVSWPRGCASVGLILGLLVCNLSSEPVYADTDPENGKRNDQNVCESNVAMSHGKKVYTDYSVTGIPGDGRCLFRSVAHGACLRSGKPPPSESHQRQLADELRSKVADEFIKRREETEWFIEGDFDTYISQIRKPHVWGGEPELFIASHVLKMPITVYMYDRDAGGLISIAEYGQEYGKENPIRVLYHGFGHYDALEIPRRKGPKPRL